One genomic segment of Erysipelotrichaceae bacterium 66202529 includes these proteins:
- a CDS encoding GNAT family N-acetyltransferase has translation MKLTVTAFSNTLQVRKLNEQDAQSIYALCKANRTYYKYFKTEPTVENITEDLYRTPQGTTSEDKYFLGFFHQDETLAAILDLIAGYPDKDTAFIGLFMMAVNLQKKGIGTAILQDVLKQLGRQGFSRIRLGCIADNQEALSFWKRNGFQVTGQRTQTEDYEIIIMEKALTAK, from the coding sequence ATGAAGCTTACAGTGACAGCATTTTCTAATACATTGCAGGTGCGCAAGCTAAATGAGCAGGATGCACAAAGCATATATGCCTTATGCAAAGCAAACAGAACCTATTATAAATATTTTAAAACAGAGCCAACAGTGGAAAATATCACAGAGGATTTATATCGTACACCGCAAGGAACGACAAGTGAGGATAAATATTTTCTCGGTTTCTTTCATCAGGATGAAACACTTGCAGCTATTCTTGATTTGATTGCAGGATATCCGGATAAGGATACAGCATTTATCGGACTTTTTATGATGGCAGTTAATCTGCAGAAAAAAGGGATTGGTACAGCAATACTGCAGGATGTTTTAAAACAACTAGGCAGACAGGGATTTTCCCGTATAAGACTTGGCTGTATTGCAGATAATCAGGAAGCCTTATCCTTTTGGAAGCGAAACGGATTTCAAGTGACAGGGCAGCGGACACAAACAGAGGATTATGAGATAATCATCATGGAAAAGGCTTTGACAGCTAAATAG
- the rnr gene encoding ribonuclease R, which translates to MNKKEELLALIHGNGYRGMHAAQLSRALDMEDSASFTELMKLLNELEAQHILARDAKERYFTSEELGYVSGTLRINPKGFGFVETAENSYYIGRDHLGLGMDHDTVYARTWTNNDKSVEGEVVEVLEHSVKQLVGTVKIKEGRKYFLSDGFLNYRKVRVTNFDDFRLVNDSKVLLGIDSYGTVLKCHIIREIGYKYDPGIDILSVLLEKDINPQFPEDVMQEVQQIPETIHEDEITQREDFRRLLTITIDGDDAKDLDDAISVEKLDNNKGYRLYVHIADVSHYVRAGSAIDREAYARGTSVYVVDRVVPMLPHALCNGICSLNPKVDRLTLTCCMDIDKKGEVTNYRIVPSVICSDERMTYKKVNAILAGDEGVQNEYPQLLKLCLDMKVLAGIIRRRRERLGAIDFDTKEAKILVDEKGNPTDIVLRERGESERIIEDFMIAANECVAMHVKWMEVPSMYRIHEAPEAKKMQDFAKTAKSLGYTFQGGIQNVYPAQLQNLLNEARGQENYSVLSSFMLRAMQKARYDNRCIGHFGLALKNYLHFTSPIRRYPDLVVHRMLRRYVFTTCDDAQRMERDEQWCEAAANQSSERERNAVDAEREVDDMKKAQYMERYVGQSFDGVVSGITKFGMFVELDNTVEGLVHVTTLDDDFYHYDEMTKSLIGEHTAKVYKMGQKVRVKCTGADRFKREVDFEIVKKKNRQRRKAAR; encoded by the coding sequence ATGAATAAAAAAGAAGAATTGCTTGCGCTCATTCATGGAAACGGTTATCGGGGAATGCATGCTGCGCAGCTATCAAGAGCCCTGGATATGGAAGACAGTGCATCGTTCACGGAGCTGATGAAGCTATTGAATGAACTGGAAGCACAGCATATACTTGCCAGAGATGCAAAAGAACGTTATTTCACAAGTGAAGAGTTAGGTTATGTTAGCGGAACTCTGCGAATCAATCCGAAGGGATTTGGATTTGTGGAGACTGCGGAAAACAGTTACTATATCGGAAGGGATCATCTGGGGCTTGGCATGGATCATGATACGGTGTATGCAAGAACCTGGACGAATAATGATAAGAGTGTTGAAGGAGAGGTTGTAGAGGTTCTGGAGCACAGTGTTAAGCAGCTTGTAGGAACTGTAAAAATCAAGGAAGGAAGAAAATATTTCCTGTCGGATGGATTTCTGAATTACCGCAAGGTGCGGGTGACCAATTTCGATGATTTCCGTCTGGTCAATGATTCCAAGGTATTATTGGGAATTGACAGCTATGGTACGGTTTTAAAGTGTCATATCATAAGGGAAATCGGATATAAATATGATCCCGGAATTGATATTTTATCCGTACTGCTGGAAAAGGATATCAATCCGCAGTTTCCTGAGGATGTCATGCAGGAGGTGCAGCAGATTCCAGAAACCATTCATGAGGATGAAATTACACAGCGTGAGGATTTCCGCAGGCTGTTGACAATAACCATTGACGGAGACGATGCAAAGGATCTGGATGATGCAATTTCTGTGGAAAAGCTGGATAATAACAAGGGCTATCGCCTGTATGTTCATATAGCGGATGTTTCCCATTATGTAAGAGCAGGCAGTGCAATCGATCGGGAAGCCTATGCTCGGGGAACCTCTGTGTATGTAGTGGATCGTGTGGTACCGATGCTGCCGCATGCATTATGCAATGGTATCTGTTCCCTGAATCCAAAGGTGGATCGTTTAACATTGACCTGCTGTATGGATATTGATAAAAAGGGAGAGGTTACCAATTACCGTATTGTTCCATCGGTTATCTGCAGTGATGAGAGAATGACCTATAAAAAGGTCAATGCGATTCTTGCAGGGGATGAAGGTGTACAGAACGAGTATCCGCAGCTGTTGAAGCTGTGCCTGGATATGAAGGTATTAGCCGGTATTATCCGCCGTAGGAGAGAACGTCTTGGAGCGATTGACTTTGATACAAAGGAAGCAAAAATTCTTGTGGATGAAAAGGGGAATCCGACCGATATCGTCCTGCGAGAGCGTGGAGAGAGCGAGCGGATCATTGAGGATTTTATGATTGCCGCTAATGAATGTGTTGCGATGCACGTAAAATGGATGGAGGTTCCTTCCATGTACCGTATTCATGAGGCTCCGGAGGCGAAAAAAATGCAGGATTTCGCAAAAACGGCGAAGTCTTTGGGCTATACGTTCCAGGGCGGTATTCAAAATGTGTATCCTGCACAGCTGCAGAATCTGTTAAATGAGGCAAGAGGTCAGGAAAACTATTCCGTGCTATCAAGCTTTATGCTGCGGGCGATGCAGAAGGCCCGTTATGATAACCGCTGTATCGGACATTTTGGTCTGGCATTAAAAAATTATCTGCATTTCACTTCACCCATCCGGCGATATCCCGATCTGGTGGTGCATCGTATGCTGCGGCGTTATGTCTTTACTACCTGTGATGACGCACAGCGTATGGAACGTGATGAGCAATGGTGTGAAGCAGCTGCTAATCAGTCAAGTGAGCGGGAGCGCAATGCTGTTGATGCAGAACGTGAAGTCGATGACATGAAGAAGGCACAGTATATGGAACGCTATGTCGGTCAAAGCTTTGATGGCGTAGTCAGCGGGATTACGAAATTCGGCATGTTTGTGGAACTGGATAATACCGTTGAGGGGCTTGTGCATGTAACAACTCTTGACGATGATTTCTATCATTATGATGAAATGACAAAATCTCTGATAGGAGAGCATACTGCCAAGGTTTATAAAATGGGACAGAAGGTGCGTGTAAAATGCACCGGGGCGGATCGCTTCAAACGGGAAGTGGATTTTGAAATCGTAAAGAAGAAAAACAGACAGCGCAGAAAAGCAGCTCGTTAA
- a CDS encoding helix-turn-helix domain-containing protein: MENDVMIEKFIDYVNDRIEDLDMTKSSLARSVGLDKNSVTKYLKKERAMPLHAALKIANYLNMDISRVCGVKTEQVLLPIELNLIRELRSVKDETTKVRLTLDFISITKSFNSSSH; this comes from the coding sequence ATGGAAAATGACGTTATGATTGAAAAATTCATTGATTATGTAAATGACAGAATAGAGGATTTGGATATGACAAAGTCTTCTCTGGCAAGAAGTGTCGGTCTGGATAAAAATTCTGTCACAAAATATCTGAAAAAGGAACGGGCTATGCCTCTGCATGCGGCCTTGAAAATCGCAAATTATCTGAATATGGATATCAGCAGAGTCTGTGGAGTGAAAACGGAACAGGTACTGCTTCCTATTGAATTAAATCTGATTCGTGAGCTGCGAAGTGTTAAGGATGAGACTACAAAGGTACGTCTTACACTGGATTTCATCAGTATAACCAAATCCTTTAATTCCAGCAGTCATTAG
- the eno gene encoding phosphopyruvate hydratase: MSLITNVHAREILDSRGNPTIEVEVETASGFVGRAMVPSGASTGEREALELRDGDASRYGGKGVLQAVENVNNILIDVVLGMDVTDQTGIDKALIDADGTKDKSKYGANAILGISLAVAHAAADYYGLPLYRYLGGINAKTLPVPMMNVLNGGSHADSSVDFQEFMIMPVGAKSIREAIRMGAETFHALKKVLKNKGQVTAVGDEGGFAPNLEDNEAPLKCIMEAIEAAGFKAGEDICIAMDVAASEFYNTETKMYDLTKSGQGSKTTDEMVAWYDELVEKYPIISIEDGLGERDWDGWKKLTEHLGKKIQLVGDDLFVTNPAILQEGIDKDIANSILIKVNQIGTLTETFDAMELAKKHGYTAVVSHRSGETEDTTIADIAVAFNAGQIKTGSMSRTDRIAKYNQLIRIEEELGDVAVFNGKSAFYNIFKH, from the coding sequence ATGTCATTGATTACCAATGTTCATGCCAGAGAAATTCTGGATTCTCGAGGAAATCCTACGATTGAAGTAGAAGTGGAAACAGCTTCCGGCTTTGTAGGACGCGCAATGGTTCCAAGTGGTGCATCCACAGGAGAAAGAGAAGCTCTGGAGCTGCGAGATGGTGACGCTTCCCGTTATGGCGGAAAGGGTGTTCTGCAGGCAGTGGAGAACGTTAACAATATTCTGATTGATGTGGTTCTGGGAATGGATGTTACTGACCAGACCGGAATCGACAAGGCACTGATTGATGCCGATGGTACAAAGGATAAATCAAAATACGGAGCAAATGCAATTCTGGGTATCTCCCTGGCAGTCGCACATGCTGCCGCTGATTACTACGGATTACCGCTGTATCGCTATCTGGGCGGTATCAACGCAAAGACACTTCCGGTTCCTATGATGAATGTATTAAACGGTGGAAGCCACGCAGATTCTTCTGTAGATTTCCAGGAGTTTATGATTATGCCGGTCGGGGCGAAAAGCATTCGTGAAGCAATCCGTATGGGTGCTGAAACATTCCATGCTCTGAAAAAGGTATTAAAGAATAAGGGACAGGTTACCGCTGTCGGTGATGAAGGTGGTTTTGCGCCAAACCTGGAGGATAATGAAGCACCTTTGAAATGCATTATGGAAGCGATTGAGGCGGCAGGCTTTAAGGCTGGAGAAGACATTTGCATCGCAATGGACGTTGCGGCAAGTGAATTCTATAATACGGAAACCAAAATGTACGATTTGACAAAATCCGGACAGGGCTCCAAGACAACGGACGAGATGGTTGCCTGGTATGATGAGCTTGTTGAAAAATATCCAATCATTTCAATCGAGGATGGTCTTGGTGAACGTGACTGGGATGGCTGGAAGAAGCTGACGGAGCATCTTGGTAAGAAAATTCAGTTAGTCGGAGATGATCTGTTTGTAACGAATCCTGCAATTTTGCAGGAAGGTATCGATAAGGATATCGCGAATTCCATTCTGATCAAGGTTAACCAGATTGGTACATTGACGGAAACCTTTGATGCTATGGAGCTTGCTAAGAAGCATGGCTACACTGCTGTCGTATCCCATAGAAGCGGTGAAACAGAGGATACAACCATTGCGGATATCGCAGTTGCATTCAATGCAGGTCAAATCAAGACAGGTTCCATGTCTAGAACAGATCGTATTGCGAAATACAATCAGCTGATCCGTATTGAGGAAGAACTGGGCGATGTCGCAGTATTCAACGGAAAATCAGCATTCTATAACATCTTCAAGCACTAA
- a CDS encoding CapA family protein — translation MRKAWIILGCLLLTGGCSAKEVSKQNKTEKETPVAKSEVADDIRDVSFVAVGDNLIHGAIFYYNAKEDGTYDFKDIYEHTNSYTRKADIAYINQETICGGTELGLSHYPSFNGPYEVLDAVADAGFDWMAASSNHTLDAGTQGILNQLEYMKKHHPDIRVTGSHATKEESEQLQVITRDDVRFGILGYTYGLNGYVLPKGKEFMIDLIDKDKIRSDVEKLKKVSDVQIVSMHWGTEYSFEPNEEQMELAQLLSDLGVDVIIGEHPHVIQPMDYVTGKDGNKTLVIYSLGNFLSAQDDHENMLGGMARWTLSYNKANGDISFKNVEFLPTVTHIEGNFSFFRTYALKDYTNELAARHTLTTQYQQDNTREYYISLTNKVMNDKVKIVY, via the coding sequence ATGAGGAAAGCATGGATCATTTTGGGGTGCTTGTTGCTGACAGGGGGATGCTCTGCAAAGGAAGTCAGTAAGCAAAACAAGACAGAAAAGGAAACACCGGTTGCTAAGAGTGAGGTGGCGGATGATATCCGTGATGTATCCTTTGTAGCCGTAGGCGATAATCTGATTCACGGGGCTATTTTCTATTACAATGCGAAGGAAGATGGTACCTATGATTTTAAGGATATCTATGAGCATACAAACAGCTATACACGCAAGGCGGATATTGCCTATATCAATCAGGAGACGATTTGCGGAGGTACCGAGCTGGGGTTGAGTCATTATCCATCCTTTAACGGGCCGTATGAGGTTCTGGATGCTGTTGCGGATGCCGGCTTTGACTGGATGGCAGCGTCCAGCAATCATACACTGGATGCAGGTACACAGGGGATTTTGAATCAACTGGAGTATATGAAAAAGCATCATCCGGATATCAGGGTTACTGGAAGTCATGCAACTAAGGAAGAAAGCGAACAGCTGCAGGTGATTACACGCGATGATGTGCGCTTCGGGATTCTTGGCTATACGTATGGGTTAAACGGCTATGTGCTGCCCAAGGGAAAAGAGTTCATGATCGATTTGATTGATAAGGATAAAATAAGAAGTGATGTGGAAAAGCTGAAAAAGGTGAGTGATGTTCAGATTGTCAGCATGCACTGGGGAACAGAGTATTCTTTTGAACCTAATGAGGAACAAATGGAGCTGGCACAGCTTCTGAGTGATCTGGGGGTGGATGTCATTATCGGTGAGCATCCGCATGTGATACAGCCGATGGATTATGTAACCGGGAAAGATGGAAATAAAACGCTGGTCATTTACTCTCTTGGAAATTTCCTGTCTGCGCAGGATGATCATGAGAATATGCTGGGTGGTATGGCCAGGTGGACATTATCCTATAATAAGGCGAATGGTGATATCAGCTTTAAGAATGTGGAATTTCTTCCTACCGTTACACACATAGAAGGAAACTTTTCCTTTTTCCGTACATATGCTTTAAAGGATTATACAAATGAACTGGCGGCGCGGCATACGCTGACAACACAGTATCAACAGGATAATACAAGAGAATATTACATCAGCCTTACAAATAAGGTTATGAATGATAAAGTGAAAATCGTATATTAG
- the smpB gene encoding SsrA-binding protein SmpB — translation MAGKKIIVFNRKASHEYFLEERFEAGLVLQGTEIKSIRQGHVQIRDAYISFTNDEAYVKEMHILGYAFGNRFNHDETRIRKLLLHKEEIRKLQQKVKLKGYTVIPISVYLEKGMAKMEIALAKGKDLHDKRNAQKEKDAKREIEKALKNQY, via the coding sequence ATGGCAGGAAAAAAGATTATTGTATTCAACCGAAAAGCATCGCATGAGTATTTTCTGGAAGAACGTTTTGAAGCAGGTCTGGTTCTGCAGGGGACGGAGATCAAGTCAATCCGTCAGGGTCATGTGCAGATCCGTGATGCATATATCAGCTTTACAAATGATGAGGCATATGTGAAGGAGATGCATATTCTTGGCTATGCATTCGGTAATCGGTTCAATCATGATGAAACCAGAATCCGTAAGCTGCTGTTGCATAAGGAAGAAATACGCAAGCTGCAGCAGAAGGTGAAGCTGAAGGGCTACACGGTCATTCCGATTTCGGTGTATTTGGAAAAGGGGATGGCGAAGATGGAGATTGCGCTTGCCAAGGGAAAGGATCTTCATGATAAGCGGAATGCGCAGAAGGAAAAAGATGCCAAGCGGGAAATTGAAAAGGCGCTGAAGAATCAGTATTAA
- a CDS encoding amino acid permease, translated as MLKKIKHLILGESLRSDALAHEKFSVLWGLPVLSSDAISSVSYACEEILMVLIPVMGLASYGPLMKVGFAIVFLLFILVFSYRQTINCYPQGGGSYIVASDNLGKVFGLIAASSLAIDYVLTVAVSVCAGTAAITSAFPQLLSVRTEIALLIITLLTIGNLRGMKDSSILFGIPTYLFVFTILLMILTGFVKVFVFHEIPNPPAAVPGTVESLSLLLFLKAFSSGCTALTGVEAVSDGIPNFRAPAQKNAKRVLYLLAALVFIIFLGILSLASVYHIVPHANVTVIAMIAEEVFGKGTLLFYLVQITTAIILTMAANTAFADLPLLLSILARDGFVPRQFLSRGSRLSFSNGILLLFLLSAALVIAFHASSHLLMPLYAVGVFLSFTLSQAGMFVRWMKRKEGNWRHKAVINGSGMLITAITCVIIAASKFMHGAWIVLLCIPVLVYLMERIHRHYAYVKESLKIRSDQELQPCAIQSGGKVILPVDSINRSFLKAYHYACSLQVKQMEFYHVNTNAEAAMKLQAVYEQMQLNIPLVMEEAPYRNVNEMILQHVRAAQKDLKPKESVTVILPQFVMKKKRFHALHNQTSMQLKLQLSKLRNVSVISVPYIM; from the coding sequence ATGTTAAAGAAAATAAAGCATCTGATACTGGGGGAATCTCTGCGCAGTGATGCGCTTGCACATGAAAAATTCAGTGTGTTATGGGGACTTCCCGTGCTGTCAAGTGATGCGATATCATCTGTTTCCTATGCCTGTGAAGAGATTTTGATGGTATTGATACCGGTTATGGGATTGGCCTCCTACGGGCCGTTGATGAAGGTTGGCTTTGCGATTGTATTTCTGCTGTTTATTCTGGTATTCTCCTATCGGCAGACAATCAACTGTTATCCGCAGGGAGGCGGCTCTTATATTGTAGCCAGTGACAATCTGGGAAAGGTGTTCGGTCTGATTGCGGCTTCTTCCCTAGCTATTGATTATGTGCTGACGGTTGCAGTCAGTGTATGTGCGGGAACAGCTGCGATTACATCTGCATTTCCCCAGCTGTTATCTGTCCGTACGGAAATTGCATTGCTGATTATCACGCTGCTTACGATTGGCAATCTGCGTGGTATGAAGGACAGCAGTATTCTGTTTGGGATTCCCACGTATCTTTTTGTATTTACAATACTCCTTATGATTCTGACTGGCTTTGTGAAGGTATTCGTTTTTCACGAGATTCCAAATCCTCCAGCAGCTGTCCCTGGCACTGTGGAAAGCCTTAGTCTGCTTCTGTTCCTGAAGGCATTTTCAAGTGGGTGTACAGCGCTGACTGGAGTTGAGGCGGTCAGTGACGGTATTCCGAATTTTCGTGCGCCTGCCCAGAAAAATGCAAAGCGGGTGCTGTATCTGCTGGCTGCCCTGGTGTTTATCATCTTCCTGGGGATTTTATCCCTTGCTTCAGTGTATCATATTGTGCCTCATGCGAATGTGACGGTAATAGCTATGATTGCAGAGGAGGTATTTGGCAAAGGTACACTGCTGTTTTACCTAGTGCAGATTACCACTGCGATAATTTTGACGATGGCTGCCAATACTGCATTTGCTGATTTGCCCCTGCTGCTGTCTATCCTGGCAAGAGATGGCTTTGTGCCGAGACAGTTTCTGTCACGCGGCAGCCGTTTGAGCTTTTCCAATGGGATTTTATTGTTGTTTCTTCTGTCTGCAGCACTCGTTATTGCCTTTCATGCCTCCTCCCATCTGCTAATGCCGTTGTATGCAGTGGGCGTGTTTCTGTCATTTACTCTTTCACAGGCAGGGATGTTTGTACGCTGGATGAAGAGAAAGGAAGGAAACTGGCGGCATAAGGCAGTTATCAATGGTTCCGGTATGCTGATTACAGCCATAACCTGTGTGATTATTGCAGCTAGTAAATTTATGCATGGTGCATGGATCGTACTGCTCTGTATTCCTGTTCTGGTATATCTTATGGAACGGATTCACCGGCATTATGCATATGTCAAAGAAAGTCTGAAGATACGAAGCGACCAGGAGCTGCAGCCCTGTGCTATACAGAGTGGTGGAAAAGTTATATTGCCGGTGGATTCTATCAATCGCAGCTTTCTGAAAGCATATCATTATGCCTGCTCCTTGCAGGTAAAGCAGATGGAATTTTACCATGTCAATACGAATGCGGAGGCGGCAATGAAATTACAGGCTGTGTATGAGCAGATGCAGTTGAATATTCCGCTGGTTATGGAGGAAGCTCCCTATCGCAATGTAAATGAAATGATATTACAGCATGTGAGAGCTGCCCAAAAGGATTTGAAGCCAAAGGAAAGTGTGACTGTGATTCTGCCGCAGTTTGTTATGAAAAAGAAACGGTTTCATGCCCTTCATAACCAGACCTCCATGCAGTTGAAGCTGCAGCTTAGTAAACTGCGCAATGTATCAGTTATCAGTGTTCCCTATATTATGTGA
- a CDS encoding helix-turn-helix domain-containing protein, protein MELITGINKVMAYTEENLKGELDPKKIALLCGCPYAEFQRMFSLINNMSYLEYVRARKLSQAAVDILHTKKRILDIALEYGYESGDAFAMAFRKAYGCSPSKARKQNMQLQLFLPRTFDLAIHGDKGMKYECMTKAAIKLCGLSVISSQNENRSIAFWAKVKADGTLQSMMKEAGTAISYGLCFGYEPDGSNRYMIAVEGLLAKPLETYVLPAAQWMVFQNTGPVSTRLPALWKTIYTEVLPACGYDRNTALPTVEKYGEGNCEAQDFHMEIWIPVIPG, encoded by the coding sequence ATGGAACTGATTACTGGAATCAATAAGGTTATGGCATACACGGAAGAAAACCTGAAGGGTGAGCTTGATCCAAAGAAAATTGCTTTGCTTTGCGGATGTCCCTATGCGGAATTTCAGCGCATGTTTTCTTTAATAAATAATATGAGCTATCTGGAATATGTCAGAGCGAGAAAGCTGTCACAGGCAGCTGTGGATATTCTTCATACAAAAAAGCGGATTCTGGATATTGCGTTGGAGTACGGATATGAAAGCGGTGATGCATTTGCGATGGCATTTCGCAAAGCCTATGGCTGTTCCCCCAGTAAGGCTCGGAAGCAAAATATGCAGCTACAGCTGTTTCTGCCAAGAACCTTTGACCTTGCCATTCATGGTGATAAAGGAATGAAATATGAATGTATGACAAAAGCAGCCATAAAGCTGTGCGGGCTGTCTGTGATTTCTTCACAAAATGAAAACCGCTCCATAGCCTTCTGGGCGAAGGTTAAAGCGGATGGCACTCTGCAAAGCATGATGAAGGAAGCGGGTACAGCTATTTCTTATGGCCTGTGCTTTGGTTATGAACCAGATGGAAGCAATCGCTATATGATTGCGGTGGAGGGACTGCTGGCAAAGCCGCTTGAAACATATGTGCTTCCTGCAGCACAGTGGATGGTATTTCAGAATACCGGCCCTGTATCCACCAGATTGCCTGCTCTGTGGAAAACGATTTACACCGAAGTGCTGCCCGCATGCGGCTATGATAGAAATACGGCATTACCAACAGTGGAAAAGTATGGAGAAGGGAATTGTGAAGCACAGGATTTTCATATGGAAATATGGATACCGGTCATACCAGGGTGA
- the secG gene encoding preprotein translocase subunit SecG: MGILDTLLMIAAVVLIILSLLQSGKSDGLGSAFGGSEGLNLFANVKERGSEKVMSNVTLVTGVVFFALVIIIRIVK; encoded by the coding sequence ATGGGCATTTTAGACACCTTACTGATGATTGCAGCGGTCGTTTTAATAATACTCTCCTTATTGCAAAGCGGAAAATCTGACGGATTGGGAAGCGCCTTCGGTGGTAGCGAAGGTCTGAATCTGTTTGCCAATGTCAAGGAACGTGGCTCTGAAAAAGTCATGTCCAATGTCACCCTGGTTACAGGAGTCGTGTTTTTCGCACTTGTTATAATCATTCGTATTGTTAAGTAA
- a CDS encoding cell filamentation protein Fic has protein sequence MIIKTSIIQFLKDTPNSAYNSIKTEFLYHSNKLEGSTFTKDNLEKYLQENIVEGSHKIDDIYETINSTKLFDFVVATLSEPLTKRLILEFHSMLKKNTLDQERGFAGCWKKIPNMITGTQLELAQPWEVEIRIEELLNEWNMSEKKLDDIMRFHARFEKIHPFQDGNGRIGRFLMLKQCIENCIDLILIDDEYSKQYKEALYRAQTENEYAELKRIFISCQERLNDKLSFLKETLEYMETYNVKMNEPSI, from the coding sequence ATGATCATTAAAACCTCAATAATACAGTTTTTAAAAGATACTCCTAACTCAGCGTACAATTCTATAAAAACAGAATTTTTATACCATTCAAATAAATTAGAGGGAAGCACCTTCACAAAAGATAATTTGGAAAAATATCTGCAAGAAAATATCGTAGAAGGTAGTCATAAAATAGATGATATATACGAAACAATAAATTCTACAAAGCTGTTTGATTTTGTTGTAGCTACATTAAGCGAACCTTTAACAAAACGTTTGATACTTGAATTTCATAGTATGTTAAAAAAGAATACACTGGATCAGGAACGAGGTTTTGCAGGATGTTGGAAAAAAATTCCTAACATGATAACAGGGACACAGTTAGAGTTAGCTCAGCCTTGGGAAGTTGAAATAAGGATTGAGGAATTATTAAATGAATGGAATATGTCAGAAAAAAAACTTGATGATATAATGAGGTTTCATGCAAGATTTGAGAAAATACATCCCTTTCAAGATGGAAATGGTCGCATTGGAAGATTCCTAATGCTGAAGCAATGTATAGAGAATTGTATTGATTTGATACTGATTGACGATGAATACTCAAAACAATATAAAGAGGCTCTATACAGGGCTCAAACAGAAAATGAATATGCAGAGCTTAAAAGGATTTTCATATCATGTCAAGAGCGCCTGAACGATAAACTCAGTTTTTTGAAAGAAACATTGGAATATATGGAGACATATAATGTGAAAATGAATGAGCCGTCAATATGA